The following proteins come from a genomic window of Alicyclobacillus dauci:
- a CDS encoding aldehyde dehydrogenase family protein, translating into MAFDFSTLNKQYIDGTWRDGRSGKVYVDQNPYDETTVAEFQMASIEDVDLACQAAQRAQKEWAKVNPFEKRELFERAVQIIDDNTESIARVIADEIGGTFVKAMIEIMLVKNTLKEAATYPMRMDGRIIPASIPGKENRLYRLPVGVVAVLSPFNFPFCLSMRAVAPALACGNGVVLKPNEASAITGGTMIAKIFEEAGLPKGLLNVIVTEIGQIGDSFIEHPIPKVISFTGSTPVGRHIGEVASRNLKRVGLELGGNSALVVLEDADIDQAVNASVFSRFAHQGQICMCTNRVIVHREVYDIFVEKLVDKVASLKCGDPREQDTVIGPLINHRQVELLQKVVDESIAQGAKLAYRGPVEGNVVGPIVLTDVSEEMTCARQEMFGPAIAIIPVDSEDEAIRVANNSDFGLSGAVHTSNLERGVEIAKRIESGMVHVNDGTVNDEPLVAFGGEKASGVGRYNGEWALEEFTTVKWISVQHEKREYPF; encoded by the coding sequence ATGGCATTTGATTTCTCTACACTCAATAAACAGTATATCGATGGAACGTGGCGCGACGGTCGAAGTGGCAAAGTCTATGTAGATCAAAATCCGTACGACGAGACAACCGTAGCTGAATTTCAGATGGCTTCCATAGAGGATGTGGACTTGGCTTGCCAAGCAGCACAGCGCGCTCAAAAGGAATGGGCGAAAGTCAATCCTTTTGAAAAGCGGGAATTGTTTGAGCGTGCTGTTCAAATTATCGACGACAACACAGAGTCGATTGCGCGAGTGATCGCGGATGAGATTGGCGGAACATTTGTTAAAGCGATGATCGAAATCATGCTCGTGAAAAATACATTGAAGGAGGCAGCCACCTACCCGATGCGGATGGACGGACGAATCATTCCTGCGTCCATTCCCGGCAAGGAGAACCGTCTATATCGGTTGCCCGTGGGCGTGGTTGCTGTACTCAGCCCATTCAACTTCCCATTTTGCCTCAGCATGAGGGCGGTGGCGCCAGCACTTGCTTGTGGCAACGGGGTCGTGTTGAAGCCAAACGAGGCTTCGGCTATTACCGGTGGGACGATGATCGCAAAGATCTTTGAAGAGGCCGGTCTGCCGAAGGGTCTATTAAACGTCATTGTGACGGAGATCGGACAGATTGGCGACTCGTTCATTGAACACCCCATCCCGAAGGTCATTTCGTTTACAGGCTCAACCCCAGTGGGACGTCATATCGGTGAAGTGGCCTCGAGGAACCTGAAGCGCGTCGGGCTGGAGCTCGGTGGCAACAGTGCCCTAGTTGTTCTGGAAGACGCCGATATTGATCAGGCCGTGAACGCATCCGTCTTCAGCCGATTTGCGCACCAGGGGCAAATTTGCATGTGCACCAATCGGGTGATTGTTCATCGCGAAGTCTATGATATATTTGTCGAGAAACTGGTTGACAAAGTTGCCTCATTAAAGTGCGGCGACCCACGAGAACAAGATACCGTTATCGGGCCCCTCATTAATCATCGACAAGTGGAACTGTTGCAAAAGGTCGTCGATGAGAGCATTGCACAAGGGGCGAAACTGGCCTACCGCGGCCCGGTCGAAGGAAACGTTGTTGGACCGATAGTGTTGACGGACGTCTCGGAAGAGATGACCTGCGCGAGACAGGAAATGTTTGGCCCAGCTATCGCCATCATCCCAGTCGACTCGGAAGACGAAGCTATCCGCGTGGCGAACAATAGTGATTTTGGCCTCAGCGGCGCCGTACATACGAGCAACCTAGAACGTGGGGTAGAAATCGCCAAGCGCATTGAGTCAGGGATGGTCCACGTAAACGACGGAACGGTCAACGATGAACCTTTGGTTGCATTCGGCGGGGAGAAAGCGTCCGGTGTTGGTCGCTACAACGGTGAGTGGGCGCTTGAGGAATTCACGACCGTCAAGTGGATCTCTGTTCAGCACGAAAAGCGCGAATACCCGTTTTGA
- a CDS encoding IclR family transcriptional regulator, translated as MENHTSDYRTLSSLKNALLALKCFTMEEPEKGITEIAQSLGLSKSTVHRVMTTLAEEGFVLRDEHTHRYRLGLSVLSLGGIIMSNLEIYREGQHLLEEFVNRFDETVHLAVLENYSTVYVSKLECKHPIKISTHLGGKNPLHCTSSGKAILASQKEEMIDEVIRRGLEKRTRSTITDPHQLKVALSEIRKAGYAISRSELREGVHSVAVPVRDYTRQVIGAVTVVGPAERFTEEKMKSFARTLESMGKEISSRLGYYERRR; from the coding sequence GTGGAAAATCACACGAGTGATTATCGAACACTTTCATCCTTAAAAAACGCGCTATTAGCACTCAAATGCTTCACGATGGAAGAGCCAGAAAAGGGAATCACTGAAATCGCGCAATCTCTGGGCCTCTCGAAAAGCACTGTACACCGCGTCATGACCACCCTTGCAGAAGAGGGGTTTGTTCTCCGCGATGAACATACGCATCGGTATCGTCTCGGACTCTCCGTTTTAAGTCTCGGCGGCATTATCATGTCGAACTTAGAAATCTATCGAGAAGGCCAGCATCTATTGGAAGAGTTCGTAAACCGATTTGACGAAACCGTTCACCTCGCCGTCCTTGAAAACTATTCGACCGTCTACGTGAGCAAGCTTGAGTGCAAGCACCCTATTAAAATATCAACACATCTCGGGGGCAAGAATCCGTTACATTGCACGAGTTCCGGTAAGGCGATTTTAGCGTCCCAAAAAGAAGAAATGATAGATGAAGTCATCCGTCGAGGCCTTGAAAAACGAACCAGGTCGACAATCACTGATCCCCATCAACTAAAAGTTGCACTGTCCGAAATTCGCAAAGCGGGATACGCCATCAGTCGAAGTGAGCTCCGTGAAGGGGTTCACTCTGTAGCGGTCCCAGTTCGGGACTATACGCGACAGGTCATCGGTGCGGTGACCGTCGTGGGACCGGCAGAGCGATTTACAGAAGAGAAGATGAAGTCTTTTGCCAGGACACTCGAATCCATGGGCAAGGAGATTTCCAGCCGACTCGGTTACTACGAACGGCGCCGCTAA
- a CDS encoding DODA-type extradiol aromatic ring-opening family dioxygenase, giving the protein MSLELAMITPHTPRICHQDRVPDFQKPMVDAMYKCADIIDRVNPDVVVLISCHWMSSFFHYVDITPRHQGILTAVECPDLITDVPYDHPGHPDLGQKLVDAGKAAGLSVVGINDPTYIWDYGTVVPLRYLLKNKDIPIVDLSVCWAASIQESIEWGRVIGQVFEESPLRVVFLASGALAHNLGRGPELWPNITEQALDREFCNYLVKGDRDSAVSMLPSYVRAAGVESGGRHVAVLLGVVQNKFMGELHGYGPSSGSGNPVLTIQYAG; this is encoded by the coding sequence ATGAGCCTGGAATTGGCAATGATTACGCCACATACCCCAAGAATCTGTCACCAAGACAGAGTTCCTGATTTTCAAAAACCAATGGTCGACGCGATGTACAAATGCGCGGACATCATTGATCGTGTCAATCCTGATGTTGTCGTTTTAATATCGTGTCACTGGATGTCCAGTTTTTTTCATTATGTCGACATTACACCGAGACATCAAGGAATTTTAACTGCCGTTGAGTGTCCTGATCTGATCACGGACGTTCCATACGATCACCCTGGCCATCCAGATCTCGGTCAGAAACTTGTTGACGCAGGAAAAGCTGCGGGCCTATCCGTCGTCGGAATCAATGACCCGACATATATTTGGGATTACGGCACGGTCGTCCCGCTACGTTATCTACTCAAAAATAAGGACATTCCCATTGTCGATCTCTCCGTTTGTTGGGCCGCATCCATCCAGGAGTCAATCGAGTGGGGCCGCGTGATCGGGCAAGTATTTGAAGAATCTCCCCTACGCGTTGTCTTCCTGGCGAGTGGTGCGTTGGCGCACAACCTCGGCCGTGGCCCAGAACTGTGGCCAAACATTACGGAACAGGCGCTTGACAGAGAGTTCTGCAATTATCTCGTGAAAGGTGATCGCGACTCTGCTGTTTCCATGCTCCCGTCCTACGTTCGCGCTGCTGGTGTTGAGTCAGGTGGGCGTCACGTTGCCGTTCTCCTGGGCGTAGTTCAGAACAAGTTTATGGGCGAACTGCACGGATACGGACCTTCTTCGGGATCAGGGAACCCGGTCTTGACCATCCAATATGCTGGCTAA
- a CDS encoding aldehyde dehydrogenase, giving the protein MEKVLHFIDGQFVESADGRTFDNINPATGEKIGTVAEGSKREIDQAVAAARRAFKTWGKTSAAERSVILHKIADLIEANLEELALLETADTGKPLSLSKSLDIPRSAYNFRFFGDFVKGMSTETFEMEGVALNYALRRPVGVAGLISPWNLPLFLLTWKVAPCLAAGDTCVIKPAELTPMTATKLAEICKEAGLPDGVLNVVHGFGPDAAGSALTEHPDVDLISLTGETSTGKAVMKAASSTLKGLSLELGGKNPNIIFADCDLEDALETTIRSSFVNQGEVCLCGSRIYVERPLYDTFVERLVDKASKLVVGDPLDPKTNVGALIGAEHLDRVEGFVTRAVQEGGRILLGGKRPEQLAKGAFFEPTIIVDVDSSCEITRQEVFGPVVTIQPFDTEEEVVALANDTSYGLGATIWTSNLKRAHRVAGEIEAGIIWVNTWFLRDLRTPFGGMKQSGIGREGGVHSFEFFSELKNVCIKL; this is encoded by the coding sequence ATGGAGAAAGTTTTGCATTTTATCGACGGTCAATTTGTGGAATCTGCGGATGGCCGCACGTTCGATAATATCAATCCAGCAACTGGCGAAAAAATCGGAACAGTGGCGGAAGGCAGCAAACGTGAAATCGATCAAGCCGTGGCCGCCGCACGTCGAGCATTCAAGACGTGGGGAAAGACATCTGCGGCTGAAAGGTCTGTTATCTTACACAAAATTGCAGATCTCATTGAAGCCAACTTAGAAGAATTGGCACTTCTGGAGACGGCGGATACGGGTAAACCGTTGTCGCTGTCAAAGAGTCTCGATATTCCACGTTCTGCATATAACTTCCGGTTCTTTGGCGACTTTGTCAAAGGGATGAGCACAGAAACATTTGAAATGGAAGGCGTTGCATTGAACTACGCCCTTCGTCGACCGGTTGGTGTCGCCGGTCTCATTTCACCTTGGAACCTGCCGCTGTTCTTACTCACTTGGAAGGTTGCGCCTTGTCTCGCGGCCGGAGATACATGTGTTATCAAGCCTGCGGAGTTGACGCCCATGACGGCCACGAAGTTGGCGGAAATCTGCAAGGAAGCGGGTCTTCCGGACGGCGTGCTCAACGTCGTCCACGGCTTTGGACCGGATGCCGCTGGGTCAGCCTTGACGGAACACCCTGACGTGGACCTCATCTCATTAACCGGCGAGACGAGCACAGGCAAAGCTGTCATGAAGGCTGCATCGTCTACTTTGAAGGGCCTGTCTCTGGAATTGGGTGGTAAGAACCCGAACATTATTTTTGCGGACTGCGATTTGGAGGATGCGCTCGAAACAACCATCCGCTCCAGCTTCGTCAACCAAGGTGAAGTTTGTCTCTGTGGCTCTCGCATCTACGTTGAACGTCCACTGTACGACACATTTGTCGAACGCTTGGTCGACAAGGCATCGAAACTGGTCGTAGGCGATCCGCTCGATCCAAAGACAAACGTCGGTGCACTCATCGGTGCCGAACATCTCGACAGAGTCGAAGGGTTTGTCACACGTGCCGTTCAGGAGGGCGGACGCATTCTGCTTGGAGGCAAGCGTCCAGAACAATTGGCCAAGGGGGCTTTCTTCGAACCAACAATCATTGTCGACGTGGATTCTTCCTGTGAAATCACCCGCCAAGAGGTGTTCGGTCCGGTTGTGACCATCCAACCATTTGACACGGAAGAAGAAGTCGTTGCACTCGCCAATGACACGAGCTATGGCTTGGGCGCAACAATTTGGACATCGAACTTGAAGCGGGCTCACCGTGTGGCGGGCGAGATCGAGGCAGGCATTATCTGGGTCAACACGTGGTTCCTGCGTGACCTTCGCACACCATTCGGCGGTATGAAACAAAGCGGTATCGGTCGCGAAGGCGGCGTGCACAGCTTCGAATTCTTCTCTGAGTTGAAAAACGTCTGCATCAAGCTCTGA
- a CDS encoding 2-keto-4-pentenoate hydratase: protein MGDNRTAEFAEKLYLAERNLSVIAPLTSEVPDMSMETAYGIQMLNVEKKLGNGDRVVGHKIGLTSKPMQTMLGVGEPDFGHLFTSMHYQSGDVIDYPLIQPKVEPELAFILKEDLAGPNIGIQDVLRATRFVLPAIEVIDSRVADWKIKLADTIADNASSGCFVLSDTVTAIEHANITTAGAVMKINGEVAETGAGAAVIGNPALAVAWLANKLSSLGTTLRAGDIILSGAVSKAVPVQPGDHVSLSFGRLGRVDLTMKA from the coding sequence ATGGGAGACAATCGCACAGCTGAGTTCGCCGAGAAGCTGTATTTGGCGGAGCGGAATCTGTCCGTCATCGCACCCTTGACGAGTGAAGTGCCGGACATGTCGATGGAAACAGCGTACGGCATCCAGATGCTGAATGTGGAAAAGAAGTTGGGAAACGGGGATCGTGTCGTGGGTCACAAAATTGGACTCACGAGCAAACCGATGCAGACCATGCTCGGTGTTGGGGAACCGGACTTCGGCCACTTGTTTACATCGATGCATTATCAATCAGGGGATGTCATCGACTATCCCCTGATCCAACCGAAAGTTGAACCGGAGTTGGCTTTTATCCTCAAAGAGGATTTGGCCGGGCCGAATATCGGAATCCAAGATGTCCTTCGGGCCACTCGCTTTGTGCTGCCGGCCATCGAAGTGATCGATAGCCGCGTGGCCGATTGGAAAATCAAGTTGGCTGATACGATTGCCGATAACGCGTCTTCGGGGTGTTTTGTCCTAAGTGACACAGTGACGGCCATTGAGCACGCCAATATCACGACGGCTGGCGCTGTCATGAAAATCAATGGGGAAGTCGCTGAGACGGGTGCGGGCGCGGCCGTCATCGGTAATCCAGCGCTTGCCGTTGCATGGCTTGCGAACAAGCTCTCCTCACTTGGCACAACGCTCCGAGCCGGAGATATCATTTTGTCCGGTGCAGTGAGTAAGGCAGTGCCTGTTCAACCAGGTGATCATGTGTCGCTGTCCTTCGGTCGTCTCGGACGCGTCGACCTGACCATGAAGGCTTAA
- a CDS encoding acetaldehyde dehydrogenase (acetylating), which translates to MTKLTAAIVGSGNIGTDLMIKLMRSEWIEPRWMIGIDPESDGLRRAKDAGLEVSWEGLAAVLQSGARPDMVFDATSAKAHVRHAKLLREAGIQAIDLTPAARGPYVIAAVNLQEHLKSENVNMVTCGGQATVPIVHAVSRVVGVSYGEIVATISSKSAGPGTRANIDEFTETTSRAIEVIGGAKKGKAIIILNPADPPILMRDTIYCVMEEASEEIYERVNQSIHDMVKHVQTYVPGYHLNREPIFKDNLVSVSIEVEGLGDYLPVYAGNLDIMTAAAVKFGEEFAKHKMVVNK; encoded by the coding sequence ATGACGAAGCTTACTGCGGCTATCGTCGGATCGGGTAATATCGGAACCGACTTGATGATCAAACTGATGCGCAGCGAATGGATCGAACCACGCTGGATGATAGGGATTGACCCGGAATCAGACGGGCTGCGTCGGGCCAAAGACGCAGGTCTCGAAGTCTCTTGGGAAGGGCTTGCTGCTGTTTTGCAGTCGGGCGCACGCCCCGATATGGTGTTTGACGCAACGAGTGCGAAGGCGCACGTTCGCCACGCGAAACTGTTGCGTGAAGCCGGGATTCAAGCCATCGACTTGACCCCTGCCGCCCGCGGCCCGTACGTCATCGCAGCAGTCAACCTGCAGGAGCACCTCAAGTCTGAGAATGTCAACATGGTCACATGTGGCGGTCAGGCGACCGTACCCATCGTGCACGCGGTGAGCCGTGTGGTCGGTGTGTCGTATGGCGAGATCGTGGCGACGATATCCAGTAAGAGTGCAGGTCCCGGCACACGCGCGAACATCGATGAGTTCACGGAGACCACCTCTCGGGCTATCGAAGTCATTGGTGGCGCGAAAAAGGGCAAAGCCATTATCATTCTCAATCCAGCCGATCCGCCGATTCTCATGCGCGATACGATTTACTGCGTCATGGAAGAGGCCAGCGAAGAAATTTACGAGCGTGTCAATCAGTCTATTCACGACATGGTCAAGCATGTCCAGACATATGTCCCTGGCTATCACCTAAACCGCGAACCAATTTTTAAGGACAATTTGGTCAGCGTTTCTATCGAAGTAGAAGGACTCGGAGACTACTTGCCGGTTTACGCTGGCAACCTCGATATCATGACTGCAGCAGCCGTCAAGTTTGGCGAAGAGTTCGCGAAACACAAGATGGTCGTGAACAAGTGA
- the dmpG gene encoding 4-hydroxy-2-oxovalerate aldolase → MAFKYKIELTDVTLRDGMHAVRHQFSVDDAKAIASALDGTGVALIEATHGDGLGGSSVQYGFSKETEEDYLRAVCSVVKDSKVAALLLPGIGTVEDLKHAVEYGIKAVRVATHSTEADISAQHIEEARKMGLETVGFLMMSHMTPAEVLVEEAKKMASYGAEVVYIVDSAGAMLMDEVRKKVSKLRGALPEDVQVGFHAHNNLGVSVANSIAAVEEGAFRIDASLGGLGAGAGNTPLEVFVAACEKHGIDTGVQLYPVMDAAEEIVRPRMHQPIITDKASLTLGYAGVYSSFLLHANRAAEQFSLDPRDILVELGRRKVVGGQEDMIVDVAFQIANSK, encoded by the coding sequence ATGGCATTCAAATACAAAATTGAACTGACAGACGTCACGTTACGCGACGGGATGCACGCTGTACGACACCAGTTCAGTGTCGACGACGCGAAGGCGATTGCTTCAGCACTTGATGGTACGGGTGTGGCGCTGATTGAAGCGACGCACGGTGATGGCTTGGGTGGAAGTTCTGTGCAGTATGGATTTTCTAAGGAGACAGAAGAGGATTACCTTCGTGCTGTGTGCAGTGTCGTCAAGGACTCGAAAGTTGCCGCGCTCCTGCTCCCCGGCATCGGTACCGTTGAAGACTTGAAACACGCTGTCGAGTACGGAATCAAAGCGGTACGCGTCGCTACGCACTCCACTGAAGCCGACATTTCGGCTCAGCACATTGAAGAGGCGCGAAAAATGGGACTAGAAACCGTCGGGTTCTTGATGATGTCCCATATGACACCTGCTGAAGTCCTCGTCGAAGAAGCCAAGAAGATGGCTTCTTACGGTGCCGAAGTGGTTTATATCGTAGACTCCGCGGGCGCAATGCTCATGGACGAAGTCCGCAAGAAGGTTTCCAAGCTTCGGGGAGCGCTCCCAGAAGACGTTCAAGTTGGCTTCCATGCACACAACAATCTGGGTGTCTCCGTTGCGAACTCCATCGCGGCTGTCGAAGAAGGTGCATTCCGCATCGACGCGAGTCTAGGGGGACTCGGTGCGGGTGCCGGGAACACACCGCTCGAAGTGTTCGTGGCTGCGTGTGAGAAGCACGGGATCGACACTGGTGTTCAGTTATACCCAGTCATGGACGCGGCCGAAGAGATCGTTCGTCCTCGGATGCATCAGCCTATCATCACGGACAAAGCTAGCTTAACGCTTGGATATGCTGGGGTATATTCCAGCTTCCTTCTGCACGCGAACCGGGCTGCAGAGCAGTTTTCGCTCGATCCTCGCGACATTCTCGTAGAACTCGGACGTCGCAAGGTTGTCGGTGGACAAGAAGACATGATCGTTGATGTCGCGTTTCAAATTGCAAACAGCAAATAA
- a CDS encoding 2-keto-4-pentenoate hydratase, translated as MALQAIADEIYRHQTTAEELEKITLRYDGLTVEDAYAIQQLTIQKYTTAGDKLIGWKMGLTSKAKQQSVGVDEAIYGHLLKSMELRNPEVSLQGLIHPRVEPEIAFVFKHKLEGTDITPRDVWLATECVMPAVEVIDSRYKNFSFTLVDVIADNASSAKFYVADQAFSPYQFQLDQVGVVMKRNGEVSQTGAGAAVLGHPVRSIIEQVHMLSRTGKAIEPGMVVLTGGITEAIYIYDGDRISIEFEGMGEINLSIHA; from the coding sequence TTGGCATTGCAAGCTATTGCAGATGAAATCTACCGCCATCAAACAACCGCCGAAGAGTTGGAGAAAATTACGCTTCGGTACGATGGCTTAACGGTCGAAGATGCTTATGCCATTCAACAGTTGACCATTCAAAAGTACACGACCGCTGGTGACAAATTGATTGGTTGGAAGATGGGTCTGACCAGTAAGGCGAAGCAGCAATCTGTTGGTGTCGATGAAGCCATTTATGGTCATTTACTTAAGTCCATGGAACTGAGGAATCCAGAAGTTTCGCTGCAGGGACTTATTCACCCGCGTGTGGAACCGGAAATTGCGTTTGTCTTTAAGCACAAACTCGAAGGTACGGACATCACGCCGCGGGATGTGTGGCTGGCGACGGAGTGTGTCATGCCAGCCGTTGAAGTCATTGACAGTCGTTACAAGAATTTTTCATTCACGCTAGTGGACGTCATCGCGGACAACGCGTCGAGTGCAAAGTTCTATGTGGCTGATCAAGCATTCTCGCCGTATCAGTTCCAACTGGACCAAGTGGGCGTTGTCATGAAGCGTAATGGTGAAGTGTCGCAGACAGGTGCCGGTGCGGCCGTCTTGGGCCATCCGGTGCGGTCAATCATCGAACAGGTTCACATGCTAAGTCGCACAGGCAAAGCGATCGAGCCAGGTATGGTTGTCCTGACCGGTGGCATCACGGAGGCCATTTATATTTACGATGGGGATCGAATTTCCATTGAATTCGAAGGAATGGGCGAAATCAATCTGTCTATCCACGCATAA
- a CDS encoding 2-hydroxymuconate tautomerase, with product MPLVQMSILEGRSPEVKKELIREVTDAVVRTLGAKPEAVRVLLYEMPKEHWGVGGVSRAEQPG from the coding sequence GTGCCGTTAGTCCAAATGAGCATTTTGGAAGGGCGTTCTCCTGAAGTAAAAAAGGAGCTCATCAGGGAAGTGACCGACGCCGTCGTCAGAACACTCGGTGCAAAACCGGAGGCTGTCCGCGTTTTGCTGTACGAGATGCCCAAAGAACACTGGGGTGTCGGCGGTGTGTCGAGGGCTGAACAACCAGGTTAA
- a CDS encoding amidohydrolase family protein, whose translation MFDVHSHFVPEGVLAWLKDNASRVNATWEQRAVGKEPFLTINQKWSFELKQAFYQADVYLEDQRKAGVAHTIVSPIPQLFLYDFPVELTVELSDLYNHELVAWTKANSDKLSGLATLPLNDPDAAARLLDEAMSNGLKGAIIGPGHQGVPLSDDHFAPLWEVANDKRAIIFIHPLLNEDPRIQRKMMPNLIGVPWETTICGLDLLLGGILDKYPKAKILLAHGGGFLPYQVGRLNQGYQMWPAVKSSLNDTPETYLKRFWYDNVLWHEDALGYLQKLVGTDRVLPGSDYPFDLKTWPPAPTSEASCRAFLGL comes from the coding sequence TTGTTTGACGTACATTCCCATTTTGTTCCCGAAGGAGTCCTGGCTTGGCTCAAAGACAATGCCAGTCGCGTCAATGCAACTTGGGAACAGCGTGCAGTGGGCAAGGAGCCGTTTCTGACCATTAACCAAAAATGGTCGTTTGAACTGAAACAGGCTTTCTATCAAGCTGATGTATATTTAGAGGACCAGCGTAAGGCCGGCGTCGCACATACAATCGTGTCGCCCATACCGCAATTATTTCTATATGATTTCCCGGTGGAATTGACTGTCGAGCTCAGCGACCTGTACAACCATGAACTGGTTGCTTGGACGAAAGCCAATTCCGACAAGTTGTCTGGCTTGGCAACTCTCCCCCTCAATGATCCGGATGCCGCGGCTCGTCTGCTAGATGAAGCTATGTCGAACGGGTTAAAGGGTGCCATCATCGGTCCTGGTCACCAAGGCGTTCCACTGAGCGACGACCATTTTGCTCCGTTGTGGGAAGTGGCGAATGACAAGCGGGCAATCATTTTCATCCACCCACTCCTCAATGAGGACCCGCGCATCCAACGGAAAATGATGCCGAATCTCATTGGTGTCCCGTGGGAGACGACGATTTGTGGGTTGGATTTGTTACTGGGCGGGATACTCGACAAATATCCAAAGGCCAAGATTTTGCTGGCTCACGGTGGCGGCTTCTTGCCCTATCAAGTGGGTCGACTCAATCAAGGGTACCAAATGTGGCCTGCAGTAAAATCGTCGCTCAATGACACGCCGGAAACGTACTTGAAGCGATTCTGGTATGACAATGTTCTTTGGCACGAGGACGCCCTCGGGTATCTTCAAAAGCTGGTGGGCACAGACCGGGTATTGCCAGGGTCAGACTATCCATTTGATCTGAAGACTTGGCCTCCCGCGCCAACTAGCGAAGCGTCATGTAGGGCATTCCTCGGACTTTGA